In Primulina huaijiensis isolate GDHJ02 chromosome 6, ASM1229523v2, whole genome shotgun sequence, a single window of DNA contains:
- the LOC140979975 gene encoding replication protein A 70 kDa DNA-binding subunit A-like, whose product MPPINLTEGAIVLLSSGEAQWTDVKPVLQVADIRLVNTQNQNNNNERYRILLSDGEFTQQGMLATQRNELVRSEMLQKGSIVQLTQFVCNLIQNRMIIIIIDLDVILQKCDPIGEPKQYPNKTDGNAPSIARPTAQVQPTNQPVAGSGPQFYASGSAPLPNVGSGIHAPPVIEGRNAGSRSYNSPISNLDSSTYGSTNASPQYTKSESGSGISRAPNNFVRPPQSLHNQPPPMFSNRGPVAKNEAPPRVIPIAALNPYQGRWTIKARVTSKGELKHYSNPRGDGKVFAFDLLDSDGGEIRVTCFNAVADQFYNQIEHGRVYMISKGLLKPAQKTFNHLRNDHEIYLESTSIVQPCFEDDKTIPQQQFHFRPIGDIEGLDNNSVVDVIAVVSSINPSTSIMRKNGQETQKRTLQLKDMSGRSVELTLWGNFCNAEGQTLQNMCDSGVFPVLAVKSGRVNDFNGKSVGTISTSQLFIEPDFLEAHKLRTWFDNDGKNTIALSISRETNFVRSDTRKTVSQIKDEKLGTSEKPDWIAVSATLTFMKVDNFCYTACPIMIGDRQCNKKVTNNGDGKWRCDRCDQLVDECDYRYILQMQIQDHTGLTWVTAFQETGEEILGVSAKDLYYLKYEEQDDDRFSELVRNVLFTKFIFKLKVKEETFSDEQRVKSTVVKADKVNFQTETKYLLDLIAKFKEEDSGSLPLKSEKSIAVSGLNHSGFGSGSRESAASAMNYSGSNINVARDTPSQMGTYGNQYSGSLLPPTSSAGMHMSCNNCGASGHSSANCPSVMGGPGQQSYGGGFNNKVNPRPSSGGASGECFKCHQLGHWAKDCPNSNNVPPAYGSSNATPGRYGTASKQYVGGF is encoded by the exons ATGCCGCCGATTAATTTGACGGAGGGCGCGATTGTGCTGCTCTCGAGCGGCGAAGCGCAGTGGACTGACGTAAAACCCGTGCTTCAAGTCGCCGACATACGTTTGGTGAACACACAAAACCAGAACAATAACAATGAACGGTATCGGATCCTGTTGTCCGACGGGGAGTTCACTCAGCAAGGCATGCTCGCGACTCAGCGAAACGAATTGGTACGGTCTGAAATGCTGCAGAAAGGTTCCATTGTGCAGCTGACGCAGTTCGTTTGTAATCTTATTCAGAATCGCAT GATTATAATCATTATTGATCTGGACGTGATACTACAAAAATGTGACCCTATTGGTGAACCAAAACAATATCCTAACAAGACCGACGGAAATGCCCCTTCAATTGCTAGACCGACAGCACAGGTTCAGCCAACAAATCAGCCAGTTGCTGGAAGTGGTCCACAATTTTATGCTTCTGGTTCAGCTCCACTGCCAAATGTGGGCAGCGGAATTCATGCTCCTCCTGTGATTGAAGGCCGAAATGCAGGCTCACGCTCTTATAATTCTCCCATCAGCAATCTTGACTCTAGCACATATGGTTCAACGAATGCATCTCCACAGTATACGAAATCAGAATCTGGTTCTGGGATTTCTCGGGCTCCTAACAATTTTGTCAGGCCGCCTCAGTCACTTCACAATCAACCGCCTCCAATGTTCTCCAACAGGGGGCCTGTAGCTAAAAATGAAGCTCCTCCAAGAGTTATTCCTATCGCTGCACTGAATCCTTATCAAGGAAGGTGGACGATCAAGGCCAGAGTGACATCCAAAGGGGAACTCAAGCACTACAGCAATCCTCGAGGTGATGGTAAAGTATTTGCATTTGATCTTCTTGATTCTGATGGAGGAGAAATAAGAGTGACATGCTTCAATGCTGTGGCAGATCAGTTTTACAATCAAATTGAGCATGGTAGAGTTTATATGATTTCTAAAGGTTTGCTAAAGCCTGCTCAGAAAACTTTTAATCACCTACGTAATGATCATGAGATTTATCTGGAGAGTACTTCAATTGTGCAGCCCTGCTTTGAGGATGACAAAACCATCCCGCAACAGCAATTTCATTTTCGCCCCATAGGTGACATTGAAGGCCTAGACAACAACAGTGTAGTGGATGTGATTGCTGTTGTTTCTTCTATCAATCCATCCACCTCAATAATGAGGAAAAATGGTCAAGAAACTCAGAAAAGAACTCTCCAACTCAAAGACATGTCAGGCAGAAGTGTTGAATTAACTTTGTGGGGAAACTTTTGCAATGCCGAAGGTCAAACACTTCAGAACATGTGCGATTCTGGGGTATTTCCTGTTTTGGCAGTGAAATCTGGTAGAGTGAATGATTTTAATGGAAAATCTGTGGGAACCATTTCCACTAGCCAGCTGTTTATAGAGCCAGATTTTCTTGAAGCTCACAAACTCAGAACATGGTTTGACAATGATGGAAAAAATACCATTGCTTTATCTATATCCAGGGAAACAAATTTTGTCCGGAGTGATACACGGAAAACTGTGTCTCAGATTAAAGACGAAAAATTAGGGACTTCCGAGAAGCCTGATTGGATTGCTGTCTCTGCCACCCTCACGTTCATGAAAGTGGACAACTTCTGCTATACTGCATGCCCCATCATGATCGGGGATCGTCAGTGCAACAAAAAGGTTACAAATAACGGAGATGGGAAATGGAGATGCGACAGATGTGATCAGTTAGTTGATGAATGCGATTATAGATATATTCTCCAGATGCAAATCCAGGATCACACTGGGTTAACATGGGTGACTGCATTTCAGGAAACAGGAGAGGAGATATTGGGCGTATCAGCAAAAGACCTGTATTATTTGAAATACGAAGAACAAGATGATGATAGATTTTCTGAACTGGTACGGAATGTTCTGTTTACCAAATTCATATTCAAATTAAAAGTCAAGGAAGAGACGTTTAGTGACGAACAGCGTGTCAAGTCAACAGTCGTCAAAGCAGATAAGGTGAATTTCCAAACAGAGACCAAATATCTTTTGGACTTGATTGCCAAGTTCAAAGAAGAGGACTCGGGTTCTTTACCTCTTAAAAGTGAAAAATCCATTGCAGTATCCGGGTTGAATCACAGTGGATTTGGTAGTGGAAGCAGAGAATCGGCAGCATCTGCTATGAACTACAGTGGAAGTAACATCAACGTGGCCAGGGACACACCGAGTCAGATGGGCACGTACGGTAATCAGTATAGTGGTTCACTACTACCCCCTACTAGCTCTGCTGGTATGCATATGAGTTGTAATAACTGTGGTGCTAGCGGTCATAGCTCTGCAAATTGTCCTAGTGTTATGGGTGGTCCAGGACAACAGTCTTATGGAGGTGGTTTTAACAATAAGGTGAACCCAAGGCCGAGTTCTGGGGGTGCATCTGGTGAATGCTTCAAATGCCATCAATTGGGACACTGGGCTAAGGATTGTCCCAATTCGAACAATGTTCCTCCAGCTTATGGGAGCAGTAATGCAACTCCGGGTAGATATGGTACAGCATCGAAGCAATATGTTGGCGGGTTTTGA